A stretch of Brassica napus cultivar Da-Ae chromosome C6, Da-Ae, whole genome shotgun sequence DNA encodes these proteins:
- the LOC106405701 gene encoding nuclear pore complex protein GP210 isoform X2 translates to MVRLSSCFFVVVLVLLSIRETSSQLGSGPHITDVNILLPPRMKNPVEYRLQGSDGCFKWSWDHHDILSVTPEFNSSSHCSTSARLKSISPYSGRKETAVYATDIQTGMVIRCKVFIDNFSRIQIFHNSIKLDLDGLSMLRVRAFDNEDNEFSSLVGLQFMWKLMPESGGTTHHLAHVPLKESPLTDCGGMCGYLDIQKKLEDSGVFADLFVVKGTKIGHEKVSVHLLEAPLTHIADEIVLTVAEAMSLEPRSPVYVLMGASFGYTLKVMRGNVPQAVQLPSSHHRWSALNSSVVQVDSLIGLTKALSLGVTTVVVEDTRVAGHIQGSSINVVTPDAFILYISPWSTSGDPTTESKSFPSSMHWYVVSGRQYLMQMKIFSGRPDAHEIYITETDDIKLYGEETDYWKIVSVPDDLSSEYGWRNSRILKAISPGLGELTAALTYFNGHQNSKEVLKVVQDIVVCEKVQFTLNSEDDTPKILLPWTPAVYQEMELIVTGGCAKASSDYKWFTSDVSILSVSAYGIIQAKRPGIATVKVVSTFDSQNFDEVIVEVSIPSSMVMLQYFPVETVVGSHLQAAVTMKALNGASFSRCDAFNSLIKWKTGSDSFVIVNATAEMMMLEELRSTESSPPCSRAYIYTSSPGRTVLQATLAKEFHYFDKSLSESIDLKATLSIGAYLPLTIRQDSDGNHHGGYWFDKTQEETDIGVSNLYLVPGTYVDVMLLGGPERWDDNVEFTETVTKVNEDEEDHTNGDNIHHNFDHHANMFRVSCQTLGSYKLVFQRRNLVGVDHPLPAVAEAFLSVQCSLPSSVVLIVDEPVNKLSVIRAASQAERAPGRLRLTPVTVANGQIIRVAAVGISDSGEAFSNSSTLSLRWELSSCDNLASWDDDYNSKMTKTSWERFLALRNESGLCTVRATVSGIDHSGKPLYSSLLPEVSESTLTDAVRLQLVSTLRVTPEFNLVFLNPNAKVNLSMTGGSCLWEAVVNDSRVAEVIRPPSGLQCSQMTLSPKGLGTTLVTVYDIGVSPPLSALAVIKVADIDWIKIASGDEISIMEGSTHSIDLLTGIDDGTTFDSSQYPLMDIMVHIEDDLAEHVSVDDNPLSVGEHVATSSFKVAARRLGITTLYVSARQQSGDKVVSQTIKLEVYAPPRLHPQGIFLVPGASYVLTVEGGPTMNVSVDYTTVDNQVAKIEKSGRLYATSPGNTTIYAKIYGSEGTVVCEAVGNAEVGVPAAATLIAQSDTVAVGREMPIFPSFSQVDLLSFYELCRAYRWTIEDEEVLSFHVPSIDVEENAGFVNVVQGRSAGKTRVTIAFSCDFVSPGFYSESRTYEASIVLSVVPDLPLSLGVPMTWVLPPFYTSSSLLPSSPETPKHKDGQSHRGNVVYSLLKDCSSRADVERDTVSINGGSIKTTEINNVACIQAKDRTSGRIEIAACVMVAEVAQIRMKSEVIPFHVVDLAVGGELELPINYYDTLGIAFLEAHGVTTYNVETNHRDVVSIKTVNDQTSVYIKGIKHGKALIRVSIGGNLRKADYVLVSVGAHIHPQKPVIHTGNMLNFSVTGADHQVSGQWVSSNRSVLSVNAVSGQAKAIGQGSAHVTFEGHGLKLQTKVTVLLGNTIYVDSPRETLTNVHVPAEGYSFPVKFRENTFVNGNRNTFNCQVDPPFIGYAKPWVDLDSGDTRCLFFPYSPEHLVHSMSRSKDTKPHVSFSINASVKEGRHVSGSASALLIGGFSVAWPNKTTISVQGNTDIQIHWQNKARLSISLIKREDYGIAGRALYEVNVLNRSEQFTDIIFITLPATGQSVEIDFSYDTGESLVAPSVRKDGYLFKILWGVLVVIVSVIILMKVIDRPIGPAGATRVATNGVAATAGAPGTPERRSGAVIYHEESPRTPSPFMEYVKRTVDETPYYRREGRRRFNPQNTM, encoded by the exons GGTTCTGGTCCGCACATTACCGATGTCAATATACTGTTGCCTCCGAGGATGAAGAATCCAGTAGAGTATCGGCTTCAAGGAAGCGATGGCTGCTTCAAATG GTCATGGGATCATCATGATATTCTCTCGGTTACGCCTGAGTTTAATTCGAGCAGTCACTGCTCCACCAGCGCTCGTCTAAAATCGATTTCGCCTTATAGCGGAAGGAAGGAGACTGCAGTTTACGCCACTGATATACAGACGGGGATGGTGATTCGCTGCAAGGTGTTTATTGACAACTTCTCACGGATTCAGATTTTTCATAACTCTATCAAGCTTGATCTTGATGGACTTTCCATGCTTAGAGTCCGCGCTTTTGATAATGAAG ATAACGAGTTCTCCTCACTGGTGGGTCTACAGTTCATGTGGAAGCTAATGCCTGAAAGTGGTGGAACAACGCATCATCTTGCTCATGTCCCTTTGAAGGAATCTCCGTTGACTGACTGTGGGGGAATGTGTGGCTACTTGGATATCCAGAAAAAGCTTGAGGATAGT GGGGTATTTGCAGATTTGTTTGTGGTGAAGGGAACCAAAATTGGACATGAGAAGGTTTCAGTTCATCTGTTGGAAGCTCCCCTTACCCATATAGCCGATGAAATAGTACTAACCGTAGCAGAGGCCATGTCACTTGAACCTCGTTCACCAGTCTATGTCCTAATGGGTGCTTCTTTTGGTTACACTTTAAAGGTCATGCGTGGGAATGTTCCTCAAG CCGTGCAGCTACCATCATCACATCACAGATGGTCTGCGTTGAACTCTTCGGTTGTTCAAGTAGATTCTTTGATTGGTCTGACTAAAGCATTAAGCTTGGGGGTAACAACAGTTGTTGTTGAAGATACCCGGGTTGCTGGACACATTCAAGGATCATCTATTAATGTTGTCACTCCAGATGCTTTTATCTTGTACATATCACCTTGGTCAACGTCAGGGGATCCTACTACAGAATCGAAATCTTTTCCGTCATCTATGCATTGGTATGTGGTCTCTGGTCGTCAATATCTGATGCAGATGAAGATTTTCTCTGGAAGACCTGATGCACATGAAATCTATATAACTGAG ACGGATGATATTAAACTGTACGGAGAAGAGACAGATTATTGGAAAATCGTTTCAGTGCCAGATGATCTTTCCTCTGAATATGGTTGGCGAAATTCTAGAATTTTGAAAGCAATCTCACCAGGATTAGGAGAGCTGACAGCTGCATTGACTTACTTCAATGGACACCAGAATTCAAAAGAG GTTCTCAAGGTTGTCCAAGACATTGTGGTTTGTGAAAAGGTGCAGTTCACGTTGAACAGTGAAGATGACACACCTAAGATTCTACTCCCTTGGACCCCTGCTGTATATCAAGAGATGGAGCTAATTGTGACAGGAG GTTGTGCGAAAGCATCGAGTGACTACAAGTGGTTTACTTCAGATGTGAGCATTTTGTCTGTGTCAGCTTATGGAATTATCCAGGCAAAGAGGCCTGGAATAGCCACTGTAAAGGTGGTGTCGACTTTCGATTCACAAAATTTCGATGAG GTTATTGTTGAAGTTTCCATTCCATCCTCTATGGTTATGTTGCAATACTTTCCAGTAGAGACAGTGGTTGGATCACACCTGCAAGCAGCTGTCACGATGAAGGCTTTAAATG GTGCCTCGTTCTCTAGATGTGATGCTTTCAATTCACTGATAAAGTGGAAGACCGGGAGTGACTCTTTTGTTATAGTTAATGCAACAGCCGAGATGATGATGTTGGAAGAGTTAAGAAGCACGGAGTCCAGTCCTCCTTGTTCTCGggcttatatatatacttcatctcCTGGCCGCACAGTGCTTCAAGCAACTCTGGCTAAAGAGTTCCATTATTTTGATAAGTCGTTAAGCGAATCAATTGATTTGAAAGCAACTTTAAGTATCGGGGCCTATCTGCCACTTACTATCCGACAAGATAGTGATGGGAATCATCATGGTGGATATTGGTTTGATAAGACACAAGAAGAAACTGATATTGGTGTTAGTAACCTCTATCTTGTACCTGGGACATAtgttgatgtgatgcttctgggGGGACCTGAAAGGTGGGATGACAATGTTGAGTTCACCGAGACTGTGACTAAAGTGAATGAAGATGAGGAGGATCATACAAATGGAGATAACATCCATCACAACTTTGACCATCATGCTAACATGTTTAGAGTTTCGTGCCAGACGCTTGGTTCTTAT AAACTGGTATTCCAGCGTAGAAATCTGGTCGGGGTGGACCATCCTTTACCTGCAGTGGCAGAAGCTTTCTTATCTGTTCAATGCAGCTTACCATCCTCTGTTGTACTCATTGTTGATGAACCTG TTAACAAGCTTAGTGTGATTAGAGCTGCTAGTCAAGCTGAGAGAGCACCAGGACGACTTCGTTTAACTCCTGTGACTGTAGCAAATGGGCAAATAATTCGAGTGGCTGCTGTTGGTATTAGCGACTCTGGAGAAGCCTTTTCAAACTCATCAACTCTTTCACTCAGGTGGGAACTGAGTAGTTGCGACAATTTGGCATCTTGGGACGAtgattataattcaaaaatgacAAAGACTAGCTGGGAGAGATTTCTAGCTCTTCGTAATGAATCTGGATTG TGCACTGTCCGGGCTACAGTTTCTGGTATTGATCATTCTGGAAAACCCCTATACTCATCTCTGCTTCCAGAAGTGTCCGAAAGTACTCTCACAGATGCTGTACGCTTACAG TTGGTTTCGACACTAAGAGTCACACCAGAGTTCAACCTGGTTTTTCTCAATCCTAATGCCAAG gtTAATTTGTCAATGACTGGAGGTAGCTGTTTGTGGGAAGCGGTTGTGAATGATTCTCGTGTAGCAGAAGTGATTAGACCCCCATCTGGCCTGCAATGCTCGCAAATGACCCTGTCTCCAAAAGGGTTAGGGACTACACTTGTGACAGTATATGATATTGGGGTCTCTCCTCCACTTTCAGCTCTTGCGGTG ATTAAAGTTGCAGACATAGACTGGATAAAAATTGCATCTGGGGACGAGATAAGTATAATG GAAGGAAGTACACACTCCATTGATCTACTGACTGGCATTGACGATGGGACAACCTTTGATTCTTCCCAG TACCCGCTAATGGATATAATGGTGCATATTGAGGATGATCTCGCGGAGCATGTTTCTGTCGATGATAATCCACTTTCTGTTGGTGAACACGTGGCAACTTCTTCATTCAAAGTAGCTGCTAGACGCCTGGGAATCACAACACTATAT GTTAGCGCGAGACAACAATCAGGAGATAAAGTGGTGAGCCAAACTATCAAATTGGAAGTTTATGCCCCACCAAGACTTCACCCACAAGGAATATTTCTTGTTCCTGGTGCTTCTTACGTG CTCACTGTTGAAGGAGGCCCAACCATGAATGTTTCTGTTGACTACACAACTGTGGATAACCAAGTTGCTAAGATCGAGAAATCAGGACGCCTCTATGCAACATCACCTGGCAACACG ACAATCTATGCAAAAATATATGGGAGTGAAGGTACTGTAGTTTGTGAAGCAGTTGGAAATGCCGAAGTTGGAGTTCCTGCTGCTGCAACGCTGATAGCTCAAAGTGATACTGTGGCTGTTGGCCGTGAAATGCCTATATTTCCATCATTTTCTCAG GTAGATCTTTTGTCTTTCTATGAGCTCTGCAGAGCATACCGATGGACTATCGAAGATGAGGAG GTGTTGAGTTTCCATGTACCGTCTATTGACGTGGAAGAGAATGCTGGCTTTGTCAATGTCGTCCAAGGAAG ATCTGCTGGAAAAACCAGAGTCACCATTGCGTTCTCATGTGATTTCGTGTCTCCTGGCTTCTACTCCGAATCTAGAACATACGAAGCATCAATAGTTTTATCTGTTGTGCCTGATCTCCCTCTTTCTCTCGGGGTTCCTATGACCTGGGTTCTTCCGCCATTTTATACGTCATCTAGTCTATTGCCATCATCTCCCGAGACACCAAAGCACAAGGATGGTCAGAGTCACAGAGGCAATGTAGTCTATTCCCTATTGAAAGACTGTAGTTCTCGGGCTGACGTCGAAAGAGATACTGTATCAATTAACGGCGGAAGCATCAAAACTACAGAAATCAACAATGTTGCATGTATTCAAGCCAAAGACCGCACAAGTGGAAGGATCGAGATTGCTGCTTGTGTGATGGTTGCAGAG GTTGCTCAAATAAGAATGAAGAGTGAAGTGATCCCTTTCCACGTGGTGGATCTTGCTGTTGGTGGTGAACTTGAACTTCCAATAAATTACTATGACACTCTAG GAATCGCTTTTCTAGAAGCACATGGTGTTACTACATACAACGTTGAAACCAATCATCGTGATGTTGTGTCTATTAAGACTGTCAATGACCAAACAAGTGTCTACATTAAG GGAATAAAACATGGTAAAGCTTTAATTCGGGTCTCCATTGGCGGTAATCTGAGGAAAGCAGACTACGTTCTG GTTTCAGTTGGGGCACATATCCATCCTCAAAAACCTGTCATTCACACTGGAAATATGCTGAATTTCAGCGTTACAG GTGCTGATCATCAAGTCTCTGGTCAATGGGTTTCATCGAACAGGAGTGTCCTATCCGTCAATGCAGTATCCGGCCAAGCTAAAGCAATCGGCCAAGGGTCAGCTCACG TTACATTTGAAGGTCATGGTTTGAAGCTGCAAACAAAAGTCACAGTGCTACTTGGAAACACCATATATGTTGACTCTCCTAGAGAAACACTAACAAATGTCCACGTCCCTGCAGAAGGATATAGCTTTCCTGTAAAATTCAG GGAGAATACGTTTGTGAACGGAAACAGGAACACATTCAACTGCCAAGTAGACCCTCCATTTATAGG ATATGCAAAGCCATGGGTGGATCTTGACAGTGGAGACACTCGTTGTCTTTTCTTCCCATACTCACCGGAGCATCTGGTTCACTCCATGTCTAGATCAAAAGACACGAAACCGCATGTGTCCTTCTCCATTAATGCTTCAGTCAAAGAAGGTCGACATGTGTCGGGATCTGCGTCTGCACTTCTTATTGGAGGGTTTTCTGTAGCATGGCCAAACAAG ACTACAATTTCAGTACAAGGGAACACCG ATATTCAAATTCACTGGCAAAACAAAGCAAGGTTATCGATCAGCTTGATCAAGAGAGAAGATTATGGTATCGCAGGGCGTGCACTATACGAG GTGAATGTGCTTAATAGATCAGAGCAATTCACAGATATAATATTCATCACTCTCCCTGCTACTG gCCAAAGTGTAGAAATCGATTTCTCTTATGATACGGGTGAATCCTTAGTAGCGCCATCTGTGAGAAAAGATGGATACCTGTTTAAGATACTATGGGGTGTTTTAGTGGTGATTGTATCGGTGATCATCTTGATGAAAGTGATAGATAGACCAATTGGTCCAGCTGGGGCCACTAGAGTTGCAACAAACGGTGTAGCAGCAACAGCAGGAGCACCGGGAACACCAGAAAGAAGAAGTGGTGCAGTGATATACCATGAGGAATCTCCAAGAACACCATCACCATTTATGGAGTATGTGAAGAGGACTGTGGATGAGACTCCTTACTACAGAAGAGAAGGGAGGAGGAGGTTTAATCCTCAAAACACTATGTAG